In one Clostridium sp. 'White wine YQ' genomic region, the following are encoded:
- a CDS encoding glycogen/starch/alpha-glucan phosphorylase — protein MFKIDKEIFIKDYKRKFVEIHGVPLEEGSDIEKYQALGILVKDYVIDMWINTNKRYNDNKEKQVYYFSMEFLLGRLLGNSLLNLGIRDLCKEGLKELNIDLDKLEELEQDQGLGNGGLGRLAACFLDSMASLNIPGHGCGIRYKYGFFEQKIINGSQVETPDVWLRKDNVWEIKKNKKAEVVKFGGEVKVEYIDGSLKFNHINYEAVLATPYDTPIVGYKNDVVNSLRLWSAEPINNEFDFSSFSRGEYLKAIEYKNSVEAISQVLYPEDSFYEGKLLRLKQQYFFVSAGIQSIIRHYKKHIGDLYLLNDRIAIHINDTHPTMAIPELMRILIDEENFSWEDAWRITTNTISYTNHTILAEALEKWEVGMFKKLLPRIYMIIEEIDRRFREELNNRYPYQEEKIHKMAIIEDGFVKMANLAVVGSHSINGVAKLHTEILKKQEMSDFYYMFPRKFNNKTNGITHRRWLIKSNPELTKLLKMTIGESWIKHPTDMEAFKRFKDDAVVQEKLNEIKKNNKERLAKKIKEQQGIIVDTNSIFDVQVKRIHAYKRQTLNALRIMGIYNRLLGDPNLDIPPRTFIFGGKAAPGYYLAKKTIELINAIGNKINNDKRINDKLKVIFMENYNVSLAELIIPATDLSEQISTTTKEASGTSNMKFMMNGAVTIATLDGANVEIRDEVGDENIIIFGLTEKEVVNYYRNGGYSSWAVRNSDNRLINVTEQLVNGFYDQDRERFRIIYRDLLDYNDEFFVLKDFDSYMNAQEKVDELYRNKSKWQSMAAVNIAHSGIFSSDRTIQEYATGIWGSGFLYKNL, from the coding sequence TTGTTTAAAATAGACAAAGAAATATTTATAAAAGATTATAAGCGAAAATTTGTAGAAATTCATGGAGTGCCATTAGAAGAAGGATCAGATATAGAGAAATATCAGGCTTTAGGAATATTGGTAAAAGATTATGTAATAGATATGTGGATAAATACTAATAAAAGATATAATGACAATAAAGAGAAGCAGGTATATTATTTTTCAATGGAATTTTTGTTAGGAAGGCTATTAGGGAATAGCTTGCTTAACCTTGGAATAAGAGATTTGTGTAAAGAGGGGCTTAAGGAATTAAATATAGATTTAGATAAGTTGGAAGAATTAGAACAAGATCAAGGGTTAGGTAACGGTGGACTTGGTAGATTGGCAGCATGCTTTTTAGATTCAATGGCATCATTAAATATTCCGGGACATGGTTGTGGAATAAGATATAAATATGGATTTTTTGAACAAAAAATAATTAATGGTTCCCAAGTGGAAACCCCAGATGTTTGGTTAAGAAAGGATAATGTCTGGGAAATAAAAAAGAATAAGAAAGCAGAAGTTGTTAAGTTTGGTGGAGAAGTTAAAGTTGAATATATAGATGGAAGTTTAAAGTTTAATCATATAAATTATGAGGCAGTCTTGGCAACTCCATATGATACTCCTATTGTAGGATATAAGAATGATGTAGTAAATAGCTTAAGACTTTGGAGTGCAGAACCAATAAATAATGAATTTGACTTTTCATCATTTAGTAGGGGAGAATACCTAAAAGCAATAGAATACAAAAATTCTGTAGAGGCTATCTCACAAGTGCTTTATCCAGAGGATTCATTTTATGAAGGAAAATTATTAAGACTGAAACAACAGTATTTCTTTGTATCTGCAGGTATACAAAGCATAATTAGGCATTACAAAAAGCATATTGGGGATTTGTATTTATTAAATGATAGAATAGCAATCCATATTAATGATACTCATCCGACAATGGCAATTCCAGAATTAATGAGGATTTTAATTGATGAAGAGAATTTTTCTTGGGAGGATGCATGGAGGATAACTACCAACACAATATCATATACAAACCATACTATATTAGCTGAAGCGCTAGAAAAATGGGAAGTCGGTATGTTTAAAAAACTACTTCCGAGAATTTATATGATTATTGAAGAGATAGATAGGAGATTTAGAGAAGAATTAAATAATAGATATCCATATCAAGAAGAGAAAATTCACAAAATGGCTATTATTGAAGATGGATTTGTAAAGATGGCTAATTTGGCTGTGGTAGGAAGTCATAGTATTAATGGAGTTGCAAAACTTCATACAGAAATTCTTAAGAAACAGGAAATGTCAGATTTTTATTATATGTTTCCAAGGAAATTTAATAACAAAACTAATGGAATTACTCATAGAAGATGGCTAATAAAGTCTAATCCTGAGCTTACTAAATTATTAAAGATGACTATAGGGGAGAGCTGGATAAAGCACCCTACAGACATGGAAGCTTTTAAAAGATTTAAGGACGATGCCGTGGTACAAGAAAAGCTGAATGAAATTAAAAAGAATAATAAAGAAAGATTGGCTAAAAAGATTAAAGAGCAACAAGGTATAATTGTTGACACTAATTCAATATTTGATGTACAGGTTAAAAGAATTCATGCATATAAAAGACAAACTCTTAATGCGCTTAGAATTATGGGAATCTATAATAGATTGCTGGGCGATCCTAATTTAGATATACCACCTAGGACATTTATTTTTGGAGGAAAAGCAGCACCAGGATATTATTTAGCTAAAAAGACAATTGAATTGATTAATGCAATAGGAAACAAAATTAATAATGACAAAAGGATAAATGATAAACTTAAGGTTATCTTTATGGAAAATTATAATGTTTCATTAGCAGAACTAATAATTCCAGCAACTGATTTAAGTGAACAGATTTCAACAACAACAAAAGAGGCATCAGGAACAAGTAATATGAAGTTTATGATGAATGGAGCTGTGACTATAGCAACGTTGGATGGAGCAAATGTTGAAATAAGAGATGAAGTTGGTGATGAGAACATTATAATATTTGGACTAACTGAGAAAGAGGTTGTAAATTACTATAGGAATGGAGGATACTCTTCTTGGGCAGTGAGAAATTCAGATAACAGGCTTATTAATGTAACTGAGCAACTTGTTAATGGATTTTATGATCAAGATAGGGAGAGGTTTAGAATAATATATAGGGATTTGCTTGATTATAATGACGAATTTTTTGTTCTTAAGGATTTTGATTCATATATGAATGCACAAGAGAAGGTAGATGAATTATATAGAAATAAATCTAAGTGGCAGAGTATGGCTGCTGTTAATATAGCTCATTCCGGAATATTCTCTAGTGATAGAACAATTCAAGAATATGCTACTGGAATATGGGGTTCCGGTTTTCTTTATAAGAATCTATGA